The genomic interval GGCCATTTCCTTCATTTCTTTGTGTTGTCACTTCAAGCTCAGAGTTCAGTTGCAGTCCATGCCTCGTGAACCTTCCTTGACTCTTGAATGAGCTGTGCTTTACAATTAAGCCTGAGGTTATCCCTGTAGGAACATCTCCTTTACTACATGctctccttccactcaactttctattgaAATAACCCTTCTTGTGGATGGTGTCTGTCAGCCAGATggctgtcaagtcagcagtcttcaaTATAATTTGAATAACTGAAAAGTtactcctttattttattttaagattcaTCTGTAGATTTATAAGGACAACCTTCTAGAAGCTGTGTCAAAACTAACTTATCAAAAATGCCTAAATAAACCTTCAGAGCATAAAGTTCATGTATCTAGGTTGATGATAAATGACGCATTTATAAAACCCTTTATGTacgcatgagaaatgtttcaacTTGATTGAGAATGCTATTAATTTGTGACTctttaaatttgtaaaatttCAATTATTTCAAGTAGTAATATGTGAATGTTGTAACCTGGACTCCTATTGTGAGCTTTGGGTGAACTGTTCCAGATATGGAACATTAGTATTCACTTTCTTTCAGTGAAACTATGCGTTGGCATCATTGCCAGCTATTTAGGAAAACTGAGTTTGCTGCAGCCTGTTGTGTAGATGATGCTGACTGTGATTCTGTATCTGTGCATTACAGCATGAATCTTTCAGAACTCGGCAGGCAGACAAGGTTTCAGGAGGCTCTGACGTTTATTTCCTGAAGCAGACGGCCTCCAATTCTTGTGGCACAATCGCTCTGCTGCACGCCGTTGCCAACAATAAGGCCAAAATGACTTTTGGTGAGTGCAGCAATAAAAGCATATTTTGTCAGAAAAATGTCCCTTTTAAATATGACCTCCTTTTTTTTAAGATGTTCATCCTGAAGGTAATTAGCCtaaaatcaaagtaaaactcTGTAGTTTAAGATGTTGGCACAAGTTTATTCTCACCCTTGGTGCTCTTAATCTAATCTACATGTTCAGTCTTGATCAACACAGCATAAACAACCTGATATGAATTTGAAGTCTTTCACACAACTGACATGAAAATGAGGGAAAACCGTTTTTCCCAGGCCCCATTTGTATATCAACTGTACTTAAAAGTGATTGtaaaaagatgaatgaaatattcactATGGAGAAACCGTCATTGTGTTTCCAAGTAGATTAGATTATGCAGTTTTAGCATGGTGAATGTCCGTACTTGAATTGACCACTTTGCTGACCTGACAAATGCTTGTTTAGACAGCGGCTCGGTTCTGAAGACCTTCTTAGATGAGACGGCTGGCATGTCTCCGGATGGTCGTGCCAAACATCTTGAGGCAAACAAGGTAATGAAATGTAAAGACTAGAGGGATTACCTGTAAAACCTTTTTGTTCATCAGTCTTAGTTTGTGTCCCAACTGTTTTTAGATGGACAGAATAAACtgagcattttaaaataaaccccAGACTGTCCTGAAGCAAATCCTACGTTTGACACGTTACCGATCGGTTTTGTTCTAGCCACTTGAGGGCGCTATAGACTGTTGCATTCTCCTAAACTGTAGTTTGGTTTTACTAAatgctgcatttaaaaaaaaatattttatcaaactgTCAAATGTTTGTTTCCTCTAGGCAATCTGTGAGGCTCACAATGAGGTTGCAAAGGAGGGCCAATGTCGGGTAAGATGCTGTATATGAACTCTGGCTAGTTGTTTGTTCGACTGAAAGATTTATAAAtcacacattttaaacagaaatacttACCCTTGTCTGGGTGCATACTCTGGTAGGAATGATTTCTGAGATATGTGGTGGAGACATATTGGAGTTAAACCAGAATGTCTGACTGTTAATACgtgtatgtttaaatgtttttttgttttttgtttttcatacagCCAGAAGCAGAAAAAGTAAACTTCCACTTTATTGCCTTTGTGAATGTAAATGGCCAACTTTATGAATTTGGTAAGCATGTCCTTTTTTGACTTTAATGTCCATGCTTTTGACATTGTACTTTCCTAATTGTCCTGTCTTTGTATCAaagatgggaagatgaatggaccAGTGAACCATGGAGCAACCAAAGATGAGTCCTTTGTCACCGTAAgcaaaacagttttgtttatattatgCTCATTTAATGGCAAACTGTTACGTTATGATTTAATagagaaaaaacattcaaaatcaAAAGCCCTATTGTAAATATTGTAATTTCTTCAAAGTATAAAATTCAGTTGATGGTTACCTGATTATGTTTAAAAGTACCAATAAATACCTCTAAGAAGCAGTTTATAGATCAGAGAGGCTTTAGATTATTGCATGAAACTAGAAGGGCTTCTTATAACTGATAAAAGTACATCAGTGAGTCTCAGTACAGCCAGAAACTGTTAGTATGCttatgaaaactgaatttaacatTACTAGAAACTGTTTGCCCATATTGTTTTTAGCAAAGTGGAAAATAAACCAGTGACCTCAAAATTTGATCAAATTATCTCTGAATATGGTTAGCTTATCCACATGGTAGTTAATTTGTGCTCAGAACAGActaaaaagcttttatttttcaagtcATGTTGAAGTGAgaataaatattgaaaatgaTTTGACTCATTTGTTCTGCAGGATGCAGCCAAAGTGTGCCGTGAGTTCATAGAACGAGAGCAAGACGAAGTCCGTTTCTCTGCTGTGGCTCTTTGTCGGTCTTAAATTTTCATGTGACCAAATCATGCAAATTGTAAGCCACATGGTTCAAGAGCATTTACATCACAAACGGTTTAGAGATGACCCACGGTGGTCTGTGCACCTACATCTGTAGGCACTCTGCACTATAATCCTTTTCATCCTTAACGGTAATGTGTTCTTTAGCGTTGGAACAAACTATTTTAGGCAATGTTGCAAGCTTATTGAAAGTGACTCATGAATCCCACATATCTGTAAAGGTTGTTAAACATTTACCTGTGCATGTGTCTAGTTCTCTGTAATCATCTGTCAAACACCTTCTGTGCCAACGAGTGAAACACAGTGGAAACCTTCCCCGTTTTTCTGCATGCCTTCAGTTGCTGTGCAGTTTACCAAGACTGGCCGTTCTTCTACATGGCTCGGCTCTGGTTTAACCTTAGTTTTCGAATATGTTTGAGTAGTCATTTATGGCAACACTTTTGTTCCATGATTCCAGCATTTAAATGCACTTTGTGAAAATGGTTCTAGAATTTACAAGCCTGAAATGAGCACAGCTTTTACAATCTAAATAACTAGTTAAACTGCTCTTGTTTGAGTTTGTGCCATCTTGGGGCAAATGGCTTCAACTATTAAGATTGTTCACCTTAATGCACCTTACAAATTGTTTGCTGCTGTTCAGCTATGgctatttaataaaacaaaacttaaatgtTGCATGCCTCTGTTTGTTCTAAGTTGAAGAGATCACCATGTGTCACTCTGAACATGAcctacagatttattttcctcatttaaaAACCCACGACCAGAATGTGGCTCCACCTCTAGCCTGGTCATGTGTCTCCATGAGTGACCCAGattatttaatttgaattgtATCTTTGACAAACTGTTCATGACCTGAAATCCTTGACTTGCTATCTTCAAGTGGTCTCAACGAATTAAATTCTTTGAGCTGTACCTGGAAATATAAAAGGAGCTAACTTGGCACTTTCCATACATCCAGAAAACTAGTGACCAAATTTCTTGAAGCCTATTAAGGATGTTTGTAGTAATAAAAGACCCATATCTAACCAGATGTTTATCAAaatcattcagtttttttatcttGGGCATCTCCAGAGCTTTCTCCAAGTTTCAGGCCACAAGGCTGTGTTTAAAGGGTTATAAATGTCATTAGCaatgctttaaaacatcagtacTGAAGCAGCACTGTTTAACACACATGACAGTAAAATACTGAAGGTAAGAAGTCGgcagaattgtttttctttttagcagGTTAGATTACTCTAACAGTCCGTCAAATAAgtcagctgcagctcatccaaacTGCTGTTGACAAAGTTTTCCAGAACTGCCTTCCAGCCAACTGAGTCCATCTCCATAGACTTGTATGCTCAAGTTTTTGCTTCTGTAACCATGACTCatcttaacttttttttttttacactcaaATGCATCATGAatttaatgatttaaatattttactagaaGTCCTTGCTGAAACCTcttcaaaacatttcattttactGGCAGAAGATTGATCTAATTTAGCTGAAAAACTGACCTGTTGCATGAATCTGATACAAGCTGAGACTTTCACTGCTTTTGACTTGTTCTTAGAAACTGGCTGTAAATAGTTAAATtatgaagcaaataatgaagAGCATCTAGTTCCGGTGGATCCAAACATCGCTTTAAAGGCACAGAGGAGCCCTGAGATTACACCAAATTAGAGAACTGGTTTGCAAACACAAAGCTCTACTACTGTACCTGTAAAGagtttgtacaggtccttctcaaaatattagcatattgtgataaagttcattattttccataatgtaatgaggaaaattttacattcatatattttagattcattgcacactaactgaaatatttcaggtcttttattgtcttaatacggatgattttggcatacagctcatgaaaacccaaaattcctatctcacaaaattagcatatcattaaaagggtctctaaacgagctatgaacctaatcatctgaatcaacgagttaactctaaacacctgcaaaagattcctgaggcctttaaaactcccagcctggttcatcactcaaaaccccaatcatgggtaagactgccgacctgactgctgtccagaaggccactattgacaccctcaagcaagagggtaagacacagaaagacatttctgaacgaataggctgttcccagagtgctgtatcaaggcacctcagtgggaagtctgtgggaaggaaaaagtgtggcagaaaacgctgcacaacgagaagaggtgaccggaccttgaggaagattgtggagaagggccgattccagaccttgggggacctgcggaagcagtggactgagtctggagtagaaacatccagagccaccgtgcacaggcgtgtgcaggaaatgggctacaggtgccgcattccccaggtcaagccacttttgaaccagaaacagcggcagaagcgcctgacctgggctacagagaagcagcactggactgttgctcagtggtccaaagtacttttttcggatgaaagcaaattctgcatgtcattcagaaatcaaggtgccagagtctggaggaagactggggagaaggaaatgccaaaatgccagaagtccagtgtcacgtacccacagtcagtgatggtctggggtgccgtgtcagctgctggtgttggtccactgtgttttatcaagggcagggtcaatgcagctagctatcaggagattttggagcacttcatgcttccatctgctgaaaagctttatgaagatgaagatttcatttttcagcacgacctggcacctgctcacagtgccaaaaccactggtaaatggtttactgaccatggtatcactgtgctcaattggcctgccaactctcctgacctgaaccccatagagaatctgtgggatattgtgaagagaacgttgagagactcaagacccaacactctggatgagctaaaggccgctatcgaagcatcctggacctccataagacctcagcagtgccacaggctgattgcctccatgccacgccgcattgaagcagtcatttctgcaaaaggattcccgaccaagtattgagtgcataactgtacatgattatttgaaggttgatgttttttgtattaaaaacacttttcttttattggtcggatgaaatatgctaattttgtgagatatgaattttgggttttcatgagctgtatgccaaaatcatccgtattaagacaataaaagacctgaaatatttcagttagtgtgcaatgattctaaaatatatgaatgttaaattttcatcatgacattatggaaaataatgaactttatcacaatatgctaatatttatattattatatttatattattccaTATTTCATAATGGAGACattgtgttcaaggtgatgtgaAATGTTAGTTTTCTGACACATATGTGGTCCAGAAACTTTACTTTGTTTCATCTAACCAGACCAGCGTCTTCCAACATGTTTACTTTGTCATGGCTTTTAGCGAACTACAGAGGGgacttcttgtggctttctctcaacaatgactttctaattgccactcttctatgaaggccagattttttacaaatagttttcctgttaacagattctcccacagagctgtgaatctctgcagctcctccagagttcccatgggcctcttggctgcttctctgattaatgctctccttgtctcctcgcctgtcagtttaggtggactgccatgtgttggtaggtttccagttgcaccatgctctttccattttcagataaagGAGTCAtctatgagatgttcaaagtttgggataCTAATTTGTCGATTTCTGAAGAGAATAggttgcactgggttttatttgggggtattaggggggctgaatacaaatattttgtttgatttttcctcattttaaaacagagattcgagcttttatttttgttttgacgGAATGATGTAAAGTGAATGAAGCACACCTCCTCCAGTCGGAGCCGCTACCAGGTGACCCGTTTGAACTGTAACTGGGCATCTTCTGCAGCGCCCCTCCATCccgcctctctctctctccagtATCTTTCCTGCCTCTCTCGACCTCCCCCCACAGAGATTCCTGCCTGCGCGTTCACGCCTCCTCCTTAAACGCGCGGCGGCGGCAGAGGACGGGAGCGGGGAGCGTCAGCCTCCCACTGTTCAGACTCGATATTTTTAGCGCCTGGTTCGTGTTGCAGCGTCGCCAgaggcttcttcttcttcttcttcttcttctcctcctcctcctcggtCGTCAGTTCGGCACGGTTCGAGCACGAGGGGGGCTACGTGACGCCAACGGCTGCGTGTGGAGCGTGGAGGTGGAGGATACCGGGGAGAAAACAGGAGAGACTTCACATCATCAGCGAATTATCACCGTTCCCCCCCCCCATCAGATGGCTAGTCCCGAGCCGAGCCATCCCGAGCCAGCCTGCCTGGAGGCGCAGAAATGGATAGAGGTGAGTGAGGGGAGCGTTTACCAGCACGGTTCGTTGAAATGGGCCAAACTGCGATATAAATAAAGACACAGGAGCCGTGTATCGTCACCTGTTGGGGGCCACTGCGTAGTGTCGTGTTACCGTTCGGGACAACAAAGTTTCAACCGTCGCCTAGCTCGAGGCTAGCACCGTGGCCACTTTAACAGACTCCAAGCAAGATGCTAGGCTGAAAACATGCAGCTTTAACCTTTAATTTATTAGTGTTTATCCGTTAATGTGCTCGCTTGGCGTAGGAACGTCCCTTTCCCAGGAAAGAGGGGATTCCGGTTGCCATGGCCATGAAGCCGGGCTGCCTACCAGCATCTGATCGCATCGGATGAGATTATCATTTATGCTTTGCTGTCTCCAGTTCCATCATCATCTGCTCGGATGAAAACGCCTCCCTCCATAAGCCTCAGCGGTGAATCATGATTTGCCCGTGGAGCCGAGTTATGACCTATTTTTCTTTACTCCCACCACTGCTGTGTCCTTTAGAGTCGGAGGAATTAAAGCCCGGAGGCTGCAGCAAAATGGGTTTTATCTGCATGATGTGTGATTCTCTGTGATGTTCTCTTTCCATCCAGCTCAGCTCAGGCTCCGAGAAGATTCATTCTAGACAACgattcattttaaaaggtttaatatCTAGAGGCCAGCCAAATTTATTGGCACTCCTGTTGTGTGTCATATTTAGagtaacatttatatattatattgattttatttgaaagtgGCATaatttcacacacaaacattaaggaaaattcaacatttaatttaagtaCATTAATTCAGTGAGTGAGAAAAGGTTATTTTTACATGAAGTCATTTCTACCACCCATTTGCCAATAggactctaacaaggttccctttggaagagaaacaagcccacagcatcacagatcctccactatACTTATCAGTGTGCATAAAGAGCTTTTCCATGCAGTCAACCTTTGGTTTGCACTAGGGTCCTTATTCAAAATAAGGAAGCTGGAGGGCCCTTTTTccactagtccctactcagcgaGGTTTGGTACGGCTCTGATTGCCttttaggcttttccattagtaactGTTACATGGaaccatttaatgtttttagtaCCTGCTTGCTTGCAGTTCCAAGCGAGCCGACCCGTGCTGAAGATGCAACATCAGAAGGCTGTTGGTCACTGATTGGATAAATGGCGACGTCACTAGTCGCAGCATATTTTAATAGCTAAGATCTTCAACCGCTTAAATCATTATACGCTGggcttattgtgtatatgaGCACTACAGGTCTGTAGATATCATTAAGTAGCGTTAGCTTACCCTTACAAGTCCTCTAATGTGTTCCCATCAGTTTGGTACCGCTccatggcttccctctctcCTGTACTGATCCATAGTGCTTCGTCTTGCTGCCCGCAGGCTTCtctcttctttcactctgagtctgacTAAGGCCATAGGCTGGGCAGCAATCAAGGCTTTTGTTGTGTTATGACACATAAAAATCACATTAACTTTACTTTTTCGGACTGTGGGGCTGCCTTGCTATTGACGATCCCGCCCACATTGAGATGGTACTCAGTTGTGATCCCTGTACAGCCGACATGACCCGGCCCGAGTCGAGTTAATTAgagtaggtactaatggaaaaggggcataagttGCAGAACAGCTCTGTCTTCTCTAACCAAAGGACTCCGTTCCAGTTTGACAAACTCTCCATGTTTATGTTGGTGATGGTGGGATAGGAAAACTTTCCCAGCCTCTATCTCAAACAACCAGTTGGCAGCTAGATAGCATCTAATGATCGCTAAGTACAATTGGTGAAAATACCACTCTGTTGTTGTCTCTAACACCATTGGAGATTTTCAACCTTCCTTACCATCCTTCTCACTGTGCGAAGTAGCAAAATGAAATTGGATCCTCTTCCAGCCTTGTAACCTGGTGTTGCATCATATTTAAAAGTCAATGTAACAGAAAGTTACAACAGACGTTGCTCTGATTACCTTTAAAAGTATAAATTAGTAGTATATTCTGTTACCTGCATTTTAAACTGTTATGGGTGCCAATAACTGTGTGTTTTTACTCTGGTGTTTATAGGAAAAAGCTTAAGATAATTGAAAATCACCTTATTCAATTAGTCTAGTTCTTCAAATACTGGTTATAATAATATTCTTTACAATAAGTCTTTTAACTACTCGTAATCGAGTACGAGTAAGTCTTTTAACTAAGTTtccaaaaacttaaaaaagccaaactaaaacaaatacaaagcacAAGCCACAGTTTTTACTTTATAAGTTGCATTTTGACCAGCAGaatttctgctcctctgtttcAGGGATCTCAAGTTTAAATCTACAAAAGCACCCATAAAACGTATTTACCTTTAATTGTACGATTTAATTGCACCATTTGTGCCCACCTATGATCTAATGAGTCTCATAATTAGGTAAAGAGggggatgatgatgatggtgataATTGTAGGGATGTTCTGAAGCTAAAAAGGCATGTCTGTGATGGTTTCAGACCAGTTAGTGAACCAGAAACATCCACATTTATAGTTCAAAACTGAGGCATAAAGAGTGAGACCGCAGCAACAAATCTGAAAGGGTCTTCTGGTGTTAaacaggaggttgattttgtgtcgaTTTCATTTTATAAGTACCAGTTTGACTAAAGGCACACAAGGTTTGATGAGATGGAGGTCTAAACTTGAAGTCAGCTACAGTTTCTGCACAGTCCACATGTTCTTCCTTTGTGTTTGTTCCCCTTCAGATAATAACATGTTTGTTAGTTTCATGGCAGTTTGAGCACAAACTGGAACATTTAAATGCACTGATCATTTGAACACTTTGCGATGGCAGCTAGAAGTCATCAGAAAAGTACACAAATCTGCTTCCTGTTTGAAGACTGGGTATAATCAGCCAGCCACCTGCAGCTAGACTAGACCGGTTTAAAAGCTGCTGTTTCAGATTTACTGTACAGATATTTATTGTCATTCTTACAGATTGTTGATGAGTCTTTGATGATGCTGTAGAAAGTGATCGGAGTTTTCAGAGTGTTCTGTGTATTAGAGCGTAAGATAAAGCAGTGGTGTCAAACAAAACCAACCCAGCTGTTTGCAGTTATTTCTAGTCATGGAAAGCATGGACACTCATGGTGTGAAAACTAAAGCAGCGTCCCCTCCCTCAGTTTTAAATCTAAAGCAGGCAAGCTGCAAATGATGTGGCTGTTACAGGGCAGATAGCCCAATTAATTACCCAGCTAATGGAGTTAGACTCCCAGTATTACTCTATAATGGTCAGAACAGCACTTTAAATCTACTACAAAATGTAGTGGGGGGTTTATTGTACATTTCTTGGtagcaaactgaaaacaaatcattaaaTTATACTATATACAGTTAGAATAACCATCATAatcaatatgttttattagTAGAGGTTTACAATAATTGTTATGTAAGaaggttttttctgttttatataacattaaaaaaaggtaatgttacaaaaaaaaactgaactttttaccTTATTTTATTGTACCATAGTAATCTTATACCGACTCATGCTGTTTGCTTGTGGTGTATTTAGAAGACACTAATGTCCTTAGAGTTGCTTCATTTAGACGGAAATAAATAAGCCTTTTGGTTTTTAGCAGTAAAAAGATTTTGATTGTTATTTTAAATAGATGAGGCGATCAAGGTTTGACAAGATCTGtctagtgttttatttttaatgtgcaGACAAGGCCATAACCATGACCAACAATCAGTCCAGGTGTTTAAATACACGTTTTGACACTTTCTCCTTCAGTCCTGTAAATTGTATCATGGCTcaattttaaaactttgtgTCAACAGTTTGCTTTTTATTGAGAGCAGGAGCTAATTCGTCTTTAATGCAAGCCATTAACATCAAATTAGCAGCTACATTTAGttgcttttgtcttttttgcacAAACAGTATACACTATATGGTTGAAAGTAGTGGTTCATTTGCTTTTACAAAGacacacaaactttaatgacaTCTCATTCTTTATGCAAAGGCTTTAATGTAGCGTTGGCCGACCCTTTGCAGCTACAATTGCCTCACCTCTTTTTGGAAGGCTCGCTACAAGGTTTAAGAGTGTATTTAGGGAGAGATTAGGCCATTCTTCTAGGAgagcatttgtgaggtcaggcactgatgttggatgagaTGGTCTGGCTCTAagtcatcccaaaggtgctctatcaGGTTAAAGTCACGGCTCTTGGTAGAGCATTAAGGTTCCTCCATCCCAAACTAactcattaatttatttaccaACCTTGCTTTGCAACTGAAGGGGCCATCTCCAATATCTCCACATCTCCACTGTATAATGCTAATCTGAAGGTCACGggaagtttggaggtctgtagctaTTGGCTCTGCAGATAGTTGATGACTTCTGGACACTGTGCACCCCAGTAT from Girardinichthys multiradiatus isolate DD_20200921_A chromosome 5, DD_fGirMul_XY1, whole genome shotgun sequence carries:
- the uchl1 gene encoding ubiquitin carboxyl-terminal hydrolase isozyme L1 isoform X2; amino-acid sequence: MNKLGVSGSWRFVDILGLEGEQLTAVPKPCCALMLLFPLTQQHESFRTRQADKVSGGSDVYFLKQTASNSCGTIALLHAVANNKAKMTFDSGSVLKTFLDETAGMSPDGRAKHLEANKAICEAHNEVAKEGQCRPEAEKVNFHFIAFVNVNGQLYEFDGKMNGPVNHGATKDESFVTDAAKVCREFIEREQDEVRFSAVALCRS
- the uchl1 gene encoding ubiquitin carboxyl-terminal hydrolase isozyme L1 isoform X1 — protein: MEWTAMEINPDMLNKIMNKLGVSGSWRFVDILGLEGEQLTAVPKPCCALMLLFPLTQQHESFRTRQADKVSGGSDVYFLKQTASNSCGTIALLHAVANNKAKMTFDSGSVLKTFLDETAGMSPDGRAKHLEANKAICEAHNEVAKEGQCRPEAEKVNFHFIAFVNVNGQLYEFDGKMNGPVNHGATKDESFVTDAAKVCREFIEREQDEVRFSAVALCRS